The Polynucleobacter sp. MWH-UH2A DNA segment CCGAGAGGCTGTTGTTTGAGATCGCCCCACCCACAGCCCAATAATTTGATTTCTCAATAAATGTCTGCCATCGAGCTTCTACTCCGTCTAGCCAAAATTCGCGAGGATCAAGCCATGGCTAGGGCCAAAAGGGCGGCCGGCCAGGTAAACCAAACAAAAGCCTTTAAAAATCAAGTGCTTGAGTATGCAAAAGAATATGAGGTTCAAATGTTGGCTGCTTCGAATAAGAGCGTGCCCATCTCCTTTATTCAAGATGCCAATGCCTTTAGGGAGAAGCTGATTCAAAGCTCTGTTGA contains these protein-coding regions:
- a CDS encoding flagellar export protein FliJ; translated protein: MSAIELLLRLAKIREDQAMARAKRAAGQVNQTKAFKNQVLEYAKEYEVQMLAASNKSVPISFIQDANAFREKLIQSSVEMDGQIQGLSRASEETLMTATQARMRTRGLTKLVEKKRHEARQKKAKAEMNQFEDNYAARLNVNSGTKDA